A genomic region of Candidatus Thermokryptus mobilis contains the following coding sequences:
- the leuS gene encoding leucine--tRNA ligase codes for MQVRYPFKEIEEKWRNYWEEKKIYKVDLHNPKRKLYCLVMFLYPSADKLHIGHWYNYGPTDTWARLKRMQGWDVFEPIGYDAFGLPAENYAIKTGIHPQDSTQQNINVIRQQLKQIGAMYDWDYEIDTSKPEYYKWTQWVFLQLYKMGLAYKAPGPVNWCPSCNTVLANEQVIDGACERCGTPVVRRFLTQWFFRITKYAEELLNDLDKLDWPEKTKTMQRNWIGKSVGAEIDFEVADTGDKFTVFTTRPDTIYGATYVVLAPEHPLVEKVTKPEYREQVQAYLDFVAHETEIERTSTEKEKTGVFTGSYAINPATKEKVPIWIADYVLIHYGTGAVMGVPAHDERDFEFAKKFGLPIRKVILQPGTRPEDELESAYVEPGIMINSGKYNGMSSEEAWDKIVDDLASEGVARRSVKYRLRDWLISRQRYWGAPIPIVYCEKCGEVPVPEEQLPVLLPYNVDFKPTGESPLARCEEFINTTCPKCGAPAKRDPDTMDTFVDSSWYYLRYLSPHLDTAPFDKELVKIWCPVDKYVGGAEHATMHLLYARFITKALRDAGHLEFDEPFISLYHQGTITNKGAKMSKSKGNVVNPDDFVGRYGSDVFRLYLMFMGRYDEGGDWSDEGINGMWRFVNRVYNFILENKEVLRSFKPKDRYAIDGLGDYAKAIYRKTHKTIRKVTTDIDTFNFNTAIASLMELFNLLSEFNENLYDDLTKEVFVHCVKRFIIMLGPLAPHLAEELWEISGEGESLFVGSKWVEPDEKALVDEEVTIVAQVNGKVRARIKVPIDLDDETLKNIVLSDASVQKYVSGKKISKIVVVKNKLVSIACEDN; via the coding sequence ATGCAGGTTAGATATCCATTTAAAGAAATTGAGGAAAAATGGAGAAATTATTGGGAGGAGAAAAAAATTTACAAGGTTGATTTACATAATCCGAAGCGTAAACTTTATTGTCTTGTTATGTTTCTTTATCCATCCGCGGACAAACTTCACATCGGTCATTGGTATAATTATGGTCCGACTGATACTTGGGCTCGTTTGAAACGAATGCAAGGTTGGGATGTTTTTGAGCCAATCGGTTATGACGCTTTTGGGTTGCCAGCGGAAAATTATGCGATAAAAACGGGCATTCACCCGCAGGACAGCACACAGCAAAATATAAATGTAATTCGTCAACAATTGAAGCAAATCGGGGCAATGTATGACTGGGATTATGAGATAGATACATCAAAACCAGAGTATTACAAATGGACGCAATGGGTTTTCCTTCAACTTTACAAGATGGGACTTGCTTATAAGGCTCCAGGACCTGTAAATTGGTGTCCAAGTTGCAATACTGTTCTTGCTAATGAACAAGTTATTGACGGGGCTTGTGAAAGGTGTGGAACACCTGTCGTTAGGAGATTTTTGACGCAATGGTTTTTTAGAATAACGAAGTATGCGGAGGAACTTCTAAATGACCTTGATAAGCTTGATTGGCCAGAGAAGACAAAGACTATGCAAAGGAATTGGATTGGGAAAAGCGTTGGAGCTGAAATTGATTTTGAGGTTGCTGACACTGGTGATAAATTTACGGTTTTCACAACAAGACCGGATACGATTTATGGTGCAACTTATGTTGTTCTTGCCCCTGAACATCCGCTTGTTGAAAAGGTCACGAAGCCAGAGTATAGAGAACAAGTTCAAGCTTATCTTGATTTTGTCGCCCATGAGACGGAAATAGAGCGAACTTCAACGGAAAAAGAAAAAACGGGTGTTTTCACCGGTTCATATGCGATAAATCCTGCGACAAAGGAGAAGGTACCTATTTGGATTGCTGATTATGTTCTTATTCATTATGGGACGGGGGCAGTTATGGGTGTTCCAGCTCATGACGAGAGGGACTTTGAATTTGCAAAAAAGTTCGGGCTACCGATAAGGAAAGTTATCCTTCAACCAGGGACGAGACCAGAAGATGAGCTTGAGTCAGCGTATGTTGAACCAGGGATTATGATAAACTCTGGGAAATATAACGGGATGAGTTCCGAAGAGGCGTGGGATAAAATTGTTGATGACCTTGCAAGTGAGGGAGTTGCCAGAAGGTCTGTTAAGTATCGTTTGCGTGATTGGTTGATTTCAAGGCAAAGGTATTGGGGTGCACCGATACCGATTGTTTATTGTGAAAAATGCGGGGAAGTCCCTGTCCCGGAGGAACAACTTCCTGTTCTTTTACCATACAATGTTGACTTTAAGCCGACGGGTGAATCGCCACTTGCAAGATGTGAGGAATTCATAAACACAACCTGCCCAAAGTGCGGAGCCCCGGCAAAGAGAGACCCGGACACGATGGATACATTTGTTGATTCATCGTGGTATTATCTGCGTTATCTTTCGCCTCACCTTGACACTGCTCCTTTTGATAAAGAACTTGTCAAGATATGGTGTCCTGTTGATAAATATGTTGGTGGAGCTGAACACGCAACTATGCACTTGCTTTACGCAAGATTTATTACGAAGGCATTAAGAGATGCAGGTCATTTAGAATTTGATGAGCCGTTTATAAGCTTATACCATCAAGGAACTATTACAAACAAGGGCGCAAAGATGTCAAAAAGCAAAGGGAATGTTGTGAACCCGGATGATTTCGTCGGTAGGTATGGTTCGGATGTTTTTAGGTTGTATCTTATGTTTATGGGAAGATATGATGAGGGTGGTGATTGGAGCGATGAGGGAATAAATGGGATGTGGCGTTTCGTTAACAGAGTTTATAATTTTATTCTTGAAAATAAGGAGGTTTTAAGAAGTTTTAAGCCGAAGGATAGATATGCTATTGACGGTCTCGGCGATTATGCGAAGGCGATTTACAGGAAAACGCATAAGACGATAAGGAAGGTCACCACTGACATTGACACCTTTAACTTCAACACCGCGATAGCTTCTTTGATGGAACTTTTCAACTTGCTCTCCGAATTTAATGAGAATCTCTATGATGACTTAACGAAAGAAGTTTTTGTTCACTGTGTGAAGAGATTTATCATAATGCTTGGACCTCTTGCGCCTCATCTTGCTGAGGAGCTTTGGGAAATTTCAGGTGAGGGTGAAAGTTTGTTTGTTGGAAGTAAATGGGTTGAGCCAGATGAAAAAGCTCTTGTAGATGAGGAGGTTACGATAGTCGCCCAAGTGAATGGAAAGGTTAGGGCAAGGATAAAAGTCCCGATAGACCTTGACGATGAGACGCTGAAAAACATAGTTTTAAGCGACGCAAGCGTTCAAAAATATGTCAGTGGCAAGAAAATATCAAAAATTGTCGTGGTTAAGAATAAACTCGTCAGCATCGCTTGTGAAGATAATTAA
- a CDS encoding tyrosine-type recombinase/integrase encodes MIRDDFKPVVMSFEELSKHFENFTQELSNKREDTKGTYTRALREFLRWFSIDKKFRFLVEDVQRYRDYLTHTKKLSPVSVSTYLTALRRFCEYLKAVGVIEKNPAKRIPGNKRPSSHSREFLTWEEIDMLLSSVERKDEAGYRDYAMMKMMLGCGMSELELSNADVGDLKVVNNQYIIYVQGKGKDVKDEVVPVPDDVVKALHDYFAVRSKRQAVEPSQPMFVSLGPKNMGERLTNKGIRIIISEYLEKSGVKKGRKRRLTPYSLKHTAAMIMVENGATPEELKKRLRLGSIETAMIYFRQKGKLGKPPQKQGAIQLPLL; translated from the coding sequence ATGATAAGGGATGATTTCAAGCCAGTTGTTATGAGTTTTGAGGAGTTGAGCAAGCATTTTGAGAATTTTACGCAGGAGCTTTCAAATAAAAGGGAAGACACGAAAGGGACATATACGAGGGCGCTTAGGGAATTTTTGAGGTGGTTTTCAATTGATAAGAAATTTCGTTTTCTCGTTGAAGATGTTCAAAGATATCGCGATTATTTGACGCACACGAAGAAGCTTTCCCCCGTTTCTGTATCAACTTATTTGACGGCGTTGCGCAGGTTCTGTGAGTATTTAAAAGCGGTTGGAGTGATTGAGAAAAATCCAGCGAAGAGAATCCCCGGGAACAAGCGCCCGAGCAGTCACAGCAGGGAATTTTTAACTTGGGAAGAGATTGATATGCTTTTATCAAGCGTTGAGAGAAAGGATGAAGCTGGATACAGGGACTATGCCATGATGAAGATGATGCTTGGCTGTGGGATGAGCGAACTTGAATTGTCAAATGCAGATGTCGGCGATTTGAAAGTCGTCAACAATCAGTATATAATTTATGTCCAAGGCAAAGGAAAGGATGTTAAAGATGAAGTTGTTCCCGTCCCGGATGATGTTGTAAAGGCACTTCATGATTATTTTGCGGTAAGGAGTAAGCGTCAGGCGGTTGAACCATCACAGCCGATGTTTGTAAGTTTGGGTCCGAAGAATATGGGTGAGCGTTTGACGAACAAGGGGATAAGGATAATTATAAGCGAGTATTTGGAGAAGTCTGGGGTTAAAAAAGGGAGGAAGAGACGTTTGACGCCTTATTCTTTGAAACATACAGCGGCTATGATAATGGTTGAAAACGGTGCTACACCAGAGGAGTTGAAGAAGAGGTTGCGTCTTGGGAGCATAGAGACGGCGATGATTTACTTTAGGCAAAAGGGAAAGCTCGGGAAGCCACCGCAGAAACAGGGTGCAATTCAATTGCCTTTGCTTTAA
- a CDS encoding cation diffusion facilitator family transporter, giving the protein MREKFKNKLKLVLTLLVTFFIVELVAGFLTNSLALISDAGHMLTDIFAISVSILGFKIAENKATDKKTYGFYRAEIIAAFINGILLILISGYILIEAVERIKNPPIVKGLEMLTVALMGLIVNIIAGMILFSDRKKNLNMRSAYLHALSDALGSIGATTAGVVILTTKWFYADIIASLLISGIIAYNSIRLLKESVNILMEGVPSDVNAETIKKLLLEIPDIISVHDLHIWTLASGKNLLTVHVGVKGEIDRQKLRRLINEIENTIKENSNIEHITVQIEPLTFDAELIVGNFKR; this is encoded by the coding sequence ATGCGTGAAAAATTCAAAAACAAGTTAAAACTCGTCCTTACACTATTAGTCACCTTTTTCATTGTTGAACTTGTTGCGGGCTTTTTGACAAATAGCTTGGCTCTTATCTCCGACGCCGGACATATGCTCACGGATATTTTTGCCATCTCGGTCAGCATACTCGGCTTCAAAATCGCTGAAAACAAAGCAACGGACAAAAAAACATACGGATTTTATAGAGCCGAAATAATCGCAGCCTTTATAAATGGCATCCTTTTAATACTAATCTCAGGATATATCTTGATTGAGGCGGTTGAACGCATAAAAAACCCACCCATAGTTAAAGGTCTTGAAATGTTAACGGTCGCCTTAATGGGACTTATTGTTAATATCATTGCTGGGATGATCCTATTTAGCGACAGAAAAAAGAACTTAAATATGCGCTCGGCATACCTGCATGCTTTATCAGATGCACTTGGCTCAATCGGCGCAACCACAGCAGGCGTTGTAATCCTTACGACGAAATGGTTTTACGCCGATATAATTGCAAGTTTATTGATAAGCGGGATAATAGCATACAATTCAATAAGATTACTCAAAGAATCCGTTAACATACTTATGGAAGGAGTTCCCTCTGATGTCAACGCTGAAACAATAAAAAAACTACTACTTGAAATCCCGGATATAATATCGGTTCACGACTTACATATATGGACACTTGCGAGTGGGAAAAACCTATTGACCGTTCATGTCGGGGTTAAAGGCGAAATTGACAGACAAAAATTAAGAAGATTGATAAACGAGATTGAAAACACGATAAAGGAAAACTCAAACATTGAACATATCACCGTGCAAATAGAACCCCTAACATTTGACGCAGAACTGATAGTGGGAAATTTTAAAAGGTGA
- a CDS encoding HNH endonuclease, protein MEYFFKHPKEDLPHGPVVDYVEEKYKELYKKKPRDTWRQIRKLYQQGLLIKVKKGVYRYDPDLAQYRELHEFPSDVKEQIFKRDNYRCVVCGRGREDGVEIHADHKVPIQNGGTNTVDNGQTLCSEHNYLKKTYSQTEFGKRFIIRLYEEAKVKGDKRMEKFCKEILDVYDKYKINHHIKRPDK, encoded by the coding sequence ATGGAATACTTTTTTAAACATCCTAAAGAAGATTTGCCTCACGGTCCTGTTGTTGATTATGTTGAGGAAAAATATAAGGAACTATATAAAAAGAAACCGAGAGACACTTGGAGGCAGATACGCAAATTATATCAGCAAGGATTATTAATAAAAGTTAAAAAGGGTGTTTACAGGTATGATCCTGATCTTGCACAATATAGAGAATTACACGAATTTCCATCGGATGTAAAAGAACAGATTTTTAAAAGAGATAATTACAGATGTGTTGTTTGTGGTAGGGGTAGAGAAGATGGGGTTGAAATTCACGCTGATCATAAAGTTCCTATTCAGAATGGAGGCACAAATACTGTGGATAACGGTCAAACGCTCTGTTCAGAGCACAATTATCTTAAAAAAACATATTCTCAAACGGAGTTTGGTAAAAGATTTATAATTCGGCTTTATGAAGAAGCGAAAGTTAAGGGCGATAAGCGTATGGAAAAATTTTGCAAAGAAATACTTGATGTTTATGACAAATATAAAATTAACCATCATATAAAAAGACCAGATAAATAA
- a CDS encoding DNA-methyltransferase, translating into MTKIYFSALNGDILIINDDFLKTELIEPETINLIVTSPPYNVDVRYNSFKDDIPYDEYLEFTANWLEKAYILSKHGGRLCLNIPLDKNKGGQQSVYADIITIAKKVGWKYSSTIIWNEGNISRRTAWGSWLSASAPYVIAPVEVIAVLYKKEWHRGKSGKSDISKKEFMEWTSGIWNFPGESKKRVGHPAPFPLELPKRCIKLFSFVGDVILDPFLGSGTTLVACAKLGRKGIGVEIDKNYCEIAKQRLISEAKVNQPTFDIIK; encoded by the coding sequence ATGACAAAGATTTATTTTTCGGCTTTGAATGGTGATATTTTGATAATTAATGATGATTTTTTAAAAACCGAGCTGATTGAGCCCGAAACAATTAACCTTATAGTGACATCACCGCCTTATAATGTTGATGTAAGGTACAATTCTTTTAAGGATGACATACCGTATGATGAATATCTTGAATTTACTGCAAACTGGTTGGAGAAGGCGTATATTTTAAGTAAACACGGTGGTAGATTATGTTTGAACATTCCATTGGACAAGAATAAAGGAGGACAACAAAGCGTTTATGCTGATATTATAACGATAGCTAAAAAAGTAGGTTGGAAATATAGTTCAACAATAATTTGGAACGAGGGCAATATTTCTCGTAGAACTGCTTGGGGTTCATGGTTAAGTGCGAGTGCTCCATATGTTATAGCTCCTGTTGAAGTTATAGCGGTTCTCTATAAGAAGGAATGGCACAGGGGCAAAAGTGGGAAATCAGACATAAGCAAAAAAGAATTTATGGAATGGACAAGCGGTATTTGGAATTTCCCAGGAGAGAGCAAAAAAAGAGTTGGTCACCCAGCTCCTTTTCCGTTGGAGCTTCCTAAAAGATGTATAAAGTTATTTTCATTTGTTGGTGATGTTATACTTGACCCTTTTCTTGGAAGTGGGACAACCCTTGTAGCGTGTGCAAAGCTTGGAAGGAAAGGGATAGGCGTTGAAATAGATAAAAATTATTGTGAGATAGCCAAGCAAAGATTAATAAGTGAAGCAAAAGTCAATCAGCCAACCTTTGATATAATTAAATGA
- a CDS encoding GIY-YIG nuclease family protein: MTYLLLIYLSENRRIKVGRLGLIDFFAGFYVYVGSAKFGVDRRVKRHLSREKKLFWHIDYLLSVDGCDVINVFSTDAEIEHRVVKNFLDAGFRVVRGFGSSDCDCLGHLFYVEDMKKFEDVVSRDFVVFL, translated from the coding sequence ATGACCTATCTTTTGTTGATTTATCTTTCTGAAAACAGGCGGATAAAAGTTGGGCGACTTGGGTTGATTGATTTTTTCGCTGGCTTTTATGTTTATGTTGGTTCTGCAAAGTTTGGGGTTGATAGAAGAGTTAAGAGGCATTTAAGTCGGGAGAAAAAGTTATTTTGGCACATTGATTATCTTTTATCTGTAGATGGTTGTGATGTGATAAATGTTTTTTCTACTGATGCTGAGATTGAGCATAGAGTTGTAAAAAATTTTTTGGATGCTGGATTTAGAGTTGTGCGGGGTTTTGGCAGTTCTGATTGTGATTGTTTGGGTCATTTGTTTTATGTTGAGGATATGAAGAAGTTTGAGGATGTAGTTTCAAGGGATTTTGTTGTGTTTTTGTGA
- a CDS encoding UvrD-helicase domain-containing protein produces the protein MNLTRNQEKVLASQKHLSITANAGSGKTTVLIEKYIRVLDDIVKGFSLEKIADAVKSVVVITFTEKAASELKERVTLAIERRIENARAERRWTELKKLEEVRDAMPSAIVGTIHSFCARILREFAVTAGVDANFEILEGAERNQAIGLIIERKIKDVFKREDEKAKKLFEIVKKLKIGAFYSLVEDMISSREIIEKIKRDIYSKGDDEIISYWRSKIFKYVEDVFKGSQMVKVLRGLVGHIFAGDEKAIIAGQFESSLQSGDVSGAYRYFCKFMDDIFTAKGEVSSKLKKEIERKPGQVQRQIYKEIELVRKVFWDIKDLKLDTFDSYLDDHRQYVEYARLLLLLYDEINDEYENFKIMNGYLDFEDLQLKVSKLLDVPEVQDELARRFRYIMIDEYQDTNYLQYEIVKKLIGDFSGKTRLFVVGDEKQSIYGFRGSNVEVFDITANEICLSGDGEKIMLDESFRLLRGIAGFVNVVFEKIMGERISIYEVSYSPIVVGRDIDDDGRVEILLVKDEDEKGDEERLKEARFVAKRILALLQDESAYVYKDGVKQGIKPRDIAVLIRNRNILKPIESAFIELGIPYIVSSGIGFYQTQEIYDFINYLKFLVNTNDDVALVGILRSPFFGISDIEIFRISVYGRGESFWDKVRSFATRVDDPLPSEGLKRAVNLLEEDLKVANKVSIPSLIQRIILNTSYNGSVLPMRRGEQIVANVQKLIEVARGFESRGLNNLYDFVEQLRVLSGEYFREGQASVEPGIDAVQIMTIHAAKGLEFPVVVLPFLGEEVKKKKGRNFNFDVDYGIGFNYEEVKDLPISVVHRLIREHKEIAEEKRVLYVGMTRARDILILSGVYGEGNKETYLNWILNALDIKGKEDIINDFEVKTKLMFKGGVELQDYSVKVKIFRHGRDFVEDVVYSPEVKIDVGIDEGKIFIKPLESKPYGEFFSATQLQTFALCPMKFYLKFRLGLPEPKREFVFDEEFEDITAPPYEDDFKDEIVGTVKGRIVHQVLEKLKVGIDDDRLIELVRSVIYQNGISSEKKSKVLEEFVFDEVKRVLSSDFGRRIFSADEHHSEYGISMKFGDSYLMGRIDRLYKVDGQWEIVDFKTDDVSVEEIQRKRVEYEVQLGVYAYLLSRIYPHQKSFRSYILFTKFPDLPIEVLHTYETLEEFKVKIEDMISQIKRIDLDVRSSISSDFKEHCKICGYFVNGRCIGREL, from the coding sequence TGGTTCGGGGAAGACGACGGTTTTGATTGAGAAATATATTCGTGTTCTTGATGATATAGTCAAAGGGTTTTCGCTTGAGAAAATAGCGGATGCGGTTAAAAGTGTTGTTGTGATCACTTTTACTGAGAAAGCAGCAAGCGAGTTGAAAGAGAGGGTGACTTTGGCAATTGAGCGTAGGATTGAAAACGCAAGAGCTGAAAGGAGATGGACAGAGCTAAAAAAGCTTGAAGAGGTAAGGGATGCGATGCCTTCTGCTATAGTTGGGACAATTCATTCTTTCTGTGCGAGGATTTTGCGCGAGTTTGCCGTCACCGCTGGGGTTGATGCTAACTTTGAGATACTTGAAGGGGCTGAAAGAAATCAAGCGATAGGTTTAATCATTGAAAGGAAAATCAAGGATGTTTTCAAAAGAGAGGACGAAAAGGCGAAGAAACTTTTTGAGATAGTTAAAAAGCTCAAAATAGGCGCTTTTTATTCTTTGGTTGAAGATATGATCTCGTCGCGCGAGATAATTGAGAAGATAAAACGGGATATTTATTCAAAAGGTGATGATGAGATAATTTCATACTGGCGGAGCAAAATTTTCAAATATGTTGAAGATGTTTTTAAGGGGAGTCAAATGGTTAAAGTCTTGAGGGGGCTTGTGGGTCATATATTCGCTGGAGATGAAAAGGCGATAATTGCTGGTCAATTTGAAAGTTCGCTTCAAAGTGGTGATGTCAGCGGGGCTTATAGATATTTTTGCAAATTTATGGATGATATTTTCACTGCTAAGGGTGAAGTTTCAAGCAAGCTTAAAAAGGAGATTGAGAGAAAACCTGGACAAGTTCAAAGGCAAATTTATAAGGAGATTGAGCTTGTCAGGAAAGTTTTTTGGGATATAAAGGATTTGAAACTTGATACATTTGATTCGTATTTAGATGATCACAGGCAATATGTTGAGTATGCTCGTTTGTTGCTTTTGCTTTATGATGAGATTAACGATGAGTATGAGAATTTTAAAATTATGAACGGTTACCTTGATTTTGAGGATTTACAGTTGAAGGTCAGCAAGCTCCTTGATGTCCCAGAGGTTCAAGATGAGCTTGCGCGAAGGTTTAGGTATATTATGATTGATGAGTATCAAGATACGAATTATTTACAGTATGAGATTGTTAAAAAGTTGATAGGTGATTTTTCGGGTAAGACGAGACTTTTCGTCGTGGGTGATGAGAAACAAAGTATATACGGTTTTAGGGGTTCAAATGTTGAGGTATTTGACATCACGGCGAACGAGATTTGTTTGAGTGGCGATGGTGAAAAGATAATGCTTGATGAAAGTTTTCGTCTTTTGAGGGGGATAGCTGGTTTTGTCAATGTCGTTTTTGAGAAAATTATGGGTGAAAGGATAAGCATATATGAGGTCTCATATAGCCCGATCGTTGTCGGCAGGGATATAGATGATGACGGCAGAGTTGAGATTCTATTGGTTAAGGATGAGGACGAGAAAGGGGATGAAGAGCGACTTAAAGAAGCGAGGTTCGTCGCAAAAAGGATTCTCGCATTGCTTCAAGATGAAAGTGCTTATGTTTATAAAGATGGTGTGAAACAAGGGATAAAGCCGAGGGATATTGCTGTTTTGATAAGGAATAGGAACATTTTGAAACCGATTGAGAGTGCTTTTATTGAGCTTGGCATACCTTACATTGTTTCAAGCGGGATTGGTTTTTATCAAACGCAGGAGATTTACGATTTTATAAATTATTTGAAGTTCCTTGTTAACACTAATGATGATGTTGCTTTGGTTGGGATTTTGCGATCGCCATTTTTTGGGATAAGCGATATTGAAATTTTTAGGATTTCGGTTTATGGTAGAGGTGAAAGTTTTTGGGATAAGGTGAGAAGTTTCGCTACCCGAGTTGATGACCCGTTGCCGTCCGAGGGACTTAAAAGGGCGGTAAATTTGCTTGAGGAAGATTTAAAAGTTGCAAATAAAGTGTCAATCCCGTCTTTAATCCAAAGGATAATTTTGAATACATCTTACAATGGTTCTGTCCTTCCCATGAGGCGCGGGGAACAGATAGTCGCAAATGTTCAAAAGCTCATTGAAGTTGCACGCGGGTTTGAATCAAGGGGTTTAAATAATCTTTATGATTTCGTTGAACAGTTAAGAGTTCTTTCCGGGGAATATTTTCGTGAGGGTCAGGCGAGTGTTGAGCCTGGAATTGATGCGGTTCAGATAATGACGATCCACGCTGCTAAAGGGCTTGAGTTTCCAGTTGTCGTTTTGCCTTTCCTCGGGGAAGAGGTCAAGAAAAAGAAAGGAAGGAATTTTAACTTTGATGTGGATTATGGGATTGGTTTTAATTATGAAGAGGTGAAAGATTTGCCGATAAGCGTTGTCCATCGCTTAATCAGGGAACATAAAGAAATTGCTGAAGAGAAAAGAGTTCTTTATGTGGGGATGACAAGGGCGAGGGATATTTTGATTCTTTCTGGGGTTTATGGTGAAGGGAATAAAGAAACATACTTGAATTGGATTTTGAATGCACTTGACATAAAAGGTAAAGAGGATATAATCAATGATTTTGAAGTTAAGACGAAATTGATGTTTAAAGGTGGGGTTGAACTGCAGGATTATAGCGTGAAGGTTAAAATTTTTAGACATGGGCGCGATTTTGTTGAGGATGTTGTTTATTCTCCAGAGGTTAAGATTGATGTTGGGATTGATGAGGGGAAAATCTTTATAAAACCGCTTGAATCAAAACCGTATGGTGAATTTTTCAGTGCAACGCAACTTCAAACTTTTGCTCTTTGTCCGATGAAGTTTTATTTAAAGTTCCGGCTCGGTTTGCCTGAACCAAAGCGAGAATTTGTCTTTGATGAGGAGTTTGAAGATATAACAGCACCGCCTTATGAGGACGACTTTAAAGATGAGATAGTTGGAACTGTTAAGGGTAGAATCGTGCATCAAGTGCTTGAGAAATTAAAAGTTGGGATTGATGACGATAGATTGATTGAATTGGTGCGTTCGGTTATATATCAGAATGGAATTTCAAGTGAGAAGAAATCAAAAGTGCTTGAGGAGTTCGTCTTTGATGAGGTTAAAAGGGTCTTGAGTTCAGATTTTGGGCGAAGGATTTTCTCTGCAGACGAACATCACAGTGAGTATGGGATAAGCATGAAGTTTGGTGATAGTTATCTTATGGGTCGAATTGATAGGTTGTATAAAGTTGACGGTCAATGGGAGATAGTTGATTTTAAGACGGATGATGTGAGCGTTGAGGAGATTCAGAGGAAGCGTGTTGAGTATGAGGTTCAACTTGGAGTTTATGCTTATCTTCTCAGTAGAATTTATCCGCATCAGAAAAGTTTTCGCTCTTATATTTTGTTCACGAAATTTCCTGATTTACCAATTGAGGTTTTGCACACTTATGAGACGCTTGAAGAGTTTAAGGTTAAGATTGAGGATATGATTTCGCAGATAAAGAGAATAGACCTTGATGTGCGTTCTTCAATATCGTCTGATTTCAAGGAGCATTGCAAGATATGTGGCTATTTTGTAAATGGAAGGTGTATCGGTAGGGAGCTATGA